The window GTGGGTTAATCAAGACTCTCCTTAATTCCGGGTTGGTAATTAGGGCGATCGCAGAAAAACTATTGCTATAATTGTAGGGTAAGCTAGGCCCAAACCTAAGCTTAATCTGATCATTATTTTCTTCAAATCATCACAGGAACAACTCAGGAGAAAAACATGACAACGAAACTCATTGCTAAAGTAACTTCTGAAGGAAAATTAGAAATTCCCACAGAAATTTTACAACAACTGCAACCTTTAACGGAATATGAAATATCAATTACAGAAAATGAAATTAAACTGACAAAAACTCAGAAAAAGTTAAGCTTAGATGAGTTGTTTCAACGGATTGATGAAGCAGAACCCGATCCTAATCAACCGAGTTTAGAAGAAATTAGTGAAATAGTCAAAGAAGTTAGAAAAGAATTGTGGGGTAAATCATGAAAGTTGTTCTTGATGTTAATGTCTGGATATCAGCTTTATTATGGGGAGGTTTACCATCTCAAATATTACATCTATCCAGACAGAACAAGATAACTATAATATCAAACTCCCGTTAAAGTTAAGAAGAACGGCGTTTATCTGGAATTTGTAAGCCATACAGGAATAAATGTAAAATCTCTAAAGGTGTCATAGGAGGACTATGAATCATAAAATCATCACTACTGGGATGGACATGAAAGCGCATTCCTCGTTCTTCATTATTATGATTGGGTGAATTGAGATCAAATCTCAAAAATTTTGCTGGATCATAATTTTCGGGAAACCTAATCTCAAAATCAAACATAAGAACTTCTGATGGCTTTTTATTTTCATCAATTAAAATCAAAAAATCAAACCAACATTGATCAAACCGTTCAAAATGGGGAATTTCTTTACATCGCTTAAAATTTCGTTTTCCTCCTTCGCCTCCTCCTCCTGTGATCTCAAAAATTTTGTTCTGTCCAGTTCCTTGGGACTTTACTAACTTTAAAAGTTTACGAATTTCATGGTGCTTAGTTAGTAAAATTCCTTCATCATGAGCTTGAGTTAAACATTTAAAAATTTCTGTCCGTAATTTTTTAGCACTATTTACATTTTTGGGTGTAGCTTCCCCAATTCGGTGCTGAACTTGATCACAAATGTTTTCCCAGTTGTTGTTACTGTCCAATTAAATCCTCC of the Planktothrix sp. FACHB-1365 genome contains:
- a CDS encoding putative toxin-antitoxin system toxin component, PIN family, with protein sequence MKVVLDVNVWISALLWGGLPSQILHLSRQNKITIISNSR